A single Lolium perenne isolate Kyuss_39 chromosome 6, Kyuss_2.0, whole genome shotgun sequence DNA region contains:
- the LOC127305338 gene encoding telomere-binding protein 1, protein MVFRKKLDEGSGSGSGTRQPRKPRAAPLAPVKRSARLKKKQMYALNLLATVAESLSSDEDGSSSGTDVGESEEGYNSKGTSVEVEQLDEDSKRTSVKMEQLVEVPLMLLDSTALENGCSPLDSAVLENGCPPLDSAALENDCCRGYAMGCAGICASLSQTNLRMREGVSTQNVADTVSSESLIKEPGVFAEGSLVSCTKPYPMGHGLGTIPEYETVGVCPPCSTGLAVVKQEPQSIPVMITSQVDGIAATRHSAVDTMEMDVKPVPVVIAGSSSGVHLDGPDVGLKSDPSCSYKVQHAADRDDDEKFPRVHPSTSRSKGGYLPHYLGDCRTRRFFATRMRKAARNKICGEMSNKGSKLSIRGKKISTTRRRAQTQRTMHKTKKVAECYSAQPSDEETLTETSGTSVPMGGQDPPCASGSGQKKPCGAEGYNVKFIIKSFNIPEVLIEVPEDATVGSLKRIVTDAVTNTIEGGLRVRVLLQGKIIQDDNTTLQQAGICHGAKLDSIGFSLECEAKQDSDPSVIAPEETRPVGTCIVQPLYKVKCEEPSPSFALSDPVYSFGGAAQVKSEIQGIDVAGTSNVGELAIVPHPRSKQRDFGQRRKRRPFSIPEVVSLVEAVEKLGFGRWKNVKYHAFGDNQERTYVDLKDKWKNLVHTASIPPQLRRGQAIPTQDLLDRVLAAQAYWSARQPKLEDHHQP, encoded by the exons ATGGTGTTCCGGAAGAAGCTGGATGAAGGatccggcagcggcagcggcacccGCCAACCCCGTAAACCCCGCGCTGCGCCTCTGGCTCCG GTGAAACGCTCGGCGCGGCTGAAGAAGAAGCAGATGTACGCGCTGAATCTGCTCGCCACGGTCGCGGAATCGCTCTCGTCCGATGAGGATGGTTCCTCCAGCGGGACCGACGTGGGGGAATCAGAGGAGGGTTACAATTCAAAAGGGACATCTGTTGAGGTAGAGCAATTGGATGAGGATTCAAAGAGGACATCTGTTAAAATGGAGCAATTGGTTGAAGTCCCACTGATGTTGCTCGATAGCACGGCGTTGGAGAATGGTTGCTCGCCGCTCGATAGCGCAGTGTTGGAGAATGGTTGCCCGCCGCTCGATAGCGCAGCGTTGGAGAATGATTGCTGCAGAGGATACGCAATGGGCTGTGCTGGGATCTGTGCATCTCTCAGCCAAACTAACTTACGCATGAGGGAGGGTGTATCGACCCAGAATGTTGCTGATACAGTATCATCGGAGTCGCTAATAAAAGAGCCAGGTGTGTTTGCTGAGGGCTCGCTGGTTAGTTGTACAAAGCCATACCCAATGGGCCATGGCCTTGGCACAATTCCAGAGTATGAAACTGTTGGAGTGTGCCCTCCTTGTTCCACGGGGTTAGCAGTTGTTAAACAAGAGCCTCAGTCCATACCAGTAATGATCACAAGTCAAGTAGATGGTATTGCTGCAACCCGGCATAGTGCGGTTGACACCATGGAAATGGATGTCAAACCTGTACCTGTGGTTATCGCTGGGAGTAGCTCAGGAGTGCACTTGGATGGCCCTGACGTGGGCCTTAAGTCTGATCCATCCTGTTCCTATAAAGTGCAGCATGCTGCAGATAGAGATGACGACGAAAAATTTCCCCGCGTCCATCCAAGCACTTCGAGAAGTAAGGGTGGTTATCTACCACATTATTTAGGTGACTGTAGGACAAGGAGGTTCTTCGCCACCAGGATGAGGAAGGCAGCTCGTAATAAGATATGTGGAGAGATGTCCAATAAAG GTAGCAAGCTGAGTATCCGTGGAAAGAAGATATCCACTACACGCCGAAGGGCGCAAACACAACGAACAATGCACAAGACAAAGAAAGTAGCTGAATGCTACTCTGCACAACCATCTGATGAAGAGACCCTAACTGAAA CCAGCGGGACATCAGTCCCCATGGGAGGTCAAGATCCACCATGTGCTTCTGGGTCTGGTCAAAAAAAGCCATGTGGTGCTGAGGGTTATAATG TCAAGTTCATCATCAAGTCATTCAACATCCCTGAGGTATTAATTGAGGTCCCTGAAGATGCAACAGTTGGTTCATTGAAG AGAATTGTAACGGATGCTGTCACTAATACAATCGAAGGCGGCCTCCGTGTCCGTGTACTTCTTCAAGGAAAGATCATTCAAGATGACAATACGACACTTCAGCAGGCTGGGATTTGCCACGGGGCAAAACTAGATAGCATAGGCTTTTCACTGGAATGCGAAGCTAAACAAGATTCTGATCCTTCAGTAATAGCTCCTGAAGAAACGCGCCCTGTTGGTACATGTATTGTGCAACCGTTATATAA GGTGAAGTGCGAAGAACCTTCTCCAAGCTTCGCTCTAAGCGATCCTGTTTATTCTTTTGGAGGAGCTGCACAAGTCAAGTCAGAAATCCAAGGGATCGATGTAGCTGGAACTTCAAATGTAGGTGAGCTGGCTATTGTGCCACATCCCAGGTCAAAGCAAAGGGATTTCGGGCAAAGACGTAAACGAAGGCCCTTCTCTATTCCTGAGGTGGTGTCGCTGGTGGAAGCCGTCGAAAAGCTTGGATTTGGAAG GTGGAAGAACGTTAAATACCATGCGTTCGGCGACAACCAAGAAAGGACCTATGTTGACCTTAAG GACAAGTGGAAGAACCTAGTGCACACTGCCAGCATACCCCCTCAGCTGAGAAGAGGCCAGGCGATCCCGACGCAGGACCTCCTCGACCGTGTGCTCGCAGCGCAAGCCTACTGGTCCGCCCGCCAGCCGAAGCTCGAGGACCACCACCAACCATGA
- the LOC127305339 gene encoding 3-ketoacyl-CoA thiolase 2, peroxisomal codes for MEKAIDRQRVLLAHLLPSSSAATGQPQLSASECAAGDSAAYQRSSCFGDDVVIVAAYRTPICKAKRGGFKDTFPEDLLTPVLKAVLDKTGINPAEIGDVVVGTVLGPGSQRAIECRTASLLAGIPETVPVRTVNRQCSSGLQAVADVAAAIKAGFYDIGIGAGLESMSTNSVGWEGEVNPRVIELQKAQDCLLPMGITSENVAERYGVTRQEQDQAAVESHARAAAATASGKFKEEIVPVHTKIIDPKTGEAKKVVISVDDGIRPGTTVSGLAKLKTVFKKDGTTTAGNSSQVSDGAGAVLLMRRSVAVSKGLPILGVFRSFVAVGVDPAVMGVGPAVAIPAAVKAAGLEIDDIDLFELNEAFASQFVYCCNKLGLDRSKVNVNGGAIAMGHPLGATGARCISTLLNEMKRRGRDCRFGVVTMCIGSGMGAGAVFERGDSVDELSNARPIQSHNFLSRDAKH; via the exons ATGGAGAAGGCGATCGACCGGCAGCGCGTGCTCCTCGCGCACCTCCTCCCCTCCTCCTCTGCCGCCACCGGCCAGCCCCAGCTATCC GCGTCCGAGTGCGCGGCGGGGGACAGCGCCGCATACCAGAGGAGCTCCTGCTTCGGGGACGACGTCGTCATCGTCGC tgcataccggacaccGATATGCAAGGCCAAGCGTGGAGGTTTCAAGGACACGTTCCCGGAGGACCTTCTCACCCCTGTCCTCAAG GCTGTTCTGGACAAAACTGGGATCAACCCAGCTGAGATCGGCGACGTTGTAGTTGGGACGGTGCTAGGCCCAGGTTCCCAGCGTGCAATCGAGTGCAGGACGGCGTCTTTGCTGGCTGGAATTCCTG AAACCGTTCCTGTGAGAACTGTGAACCGGCAGTGCTCGTCTGGGCTGCAGGCTGTAGCTGATGTTGCCGCTGCTATTAAAGCTGGCTTCTATGACATAG GGATTGGTGCTGGTCTGGAATCCATGTCAACAAATTCTGTTGGTTGGGAAGGCGAAGTGAACCCCAGA GTAATTGAATTACAGAAAGCACAGGATTGTCTCCTGCCCATGGGAATAACGTCTGAAAATGTTGCTGAACGATATGGGGTAACCAGACAAGAGCAAGATCAGGCTGCT GTTGAATCTCATGCGAGAGCTGCCGCAGCCACGGCTTCTGGAAAATTCAAGGAAGAGATTGTTCCAGTGCATACAAAG ATAATTGACCCAAAAACTGGAGAGGCAAAGAAAGTTGTGATATCAGTTGATGATGGAATTAGGCCAGGGACCACAGTATCTGGATTGGCGAAGCTTAAAACAGTTTTTAAGAAGGATGGAACTACAACAGCAG GCAATTCTAGTCAAGTGAGTGATGGTGCTGGAGCTGTTCTTCTCATGAGGAGATCTGTAGCAGTGAGCAAGGGGCTTCCTATACTTGGTGTTTTCAG GAGTTTCGTTGCTGTTGGAGTGGATCCAGCTGTTATGGGCGTTGGTCCTGCGGTGGCAATACCTGCTGCGGTAAAGGCTGCTGGCCTTGAGATTGATGACATTGATCTCTTTGAATTGAATGAG GCATTTGCATCTCAATTTGTGTACTGCTGCAACAAGTTGGGACTCGACCGGTCGAAAGTAAATGTGAACGGAGGTGCGATCGCTATGGGGCACCCTCTTGGCGCAACAG GTGCTCGTTGCATCTCGACCCTCCTGAATGAAATGAAGCGCCGTGGCAGGGACTGCAGATTCGGTGTCGTGACCATGTGCATCG GATCTGGCATGGGCGCGGGGGCTGTCTTTGAGAGGGGCGACTCGGTGGACGAGCTCTCCAATGCACGCCCAATCCAGTCCCACAATTTCCTGTCCAGGGATGCGAAGCACTAG